The following proteins come from a genomic window of Lachnoclostridium phytofermentans ISDg:
- a CDS encoding helix-turn-helix domain-containing protein, with translation MNHFGILIREYRESLGISRKELSEGICTEKYIYLIEKGDRTPSVDILSVISERLGVDLFDYYQYLGCNNPIVVRDALRQFNICRRKFDFIELEKITNTVIQYPDFKSKPWLYEIEVNYLFINIFKKRNYIDGKEKIINLLNDMEAKYSNSYYALFLYTLLTVCYEFIDDLTSAKETLQIAERIIDNKENIDKFNILIIAVKVCSISTSYHSGEYELVIQKGNEFLLYLYSLSVYLYIYYAYFYLSFAYYNLGKYEEASEYFKKGFNSLMVEDKQTDVNILYEIEEFKMLLYRSNLKQYSIDEFLKRYKLI, from the coding sequence GTGAATCATTTTGGTATTTTAATAAGAGAATATCGTGAAAGTCTTGGTATAAGCCGAAAGGAGTTATCAGAGGGCATTTGCACGGAAAAGTATATTTACCTTATAGAAAAAGGAGATCGTACACCATCCGTCGACATCCTTAGCGTTATCAGTGAGCGATTGGGTGTTGATTTGTTTGATTATTATCAGTATCTAGGGTGTAATAATCCTATCGTTGTACGTGATGCACTAAGACAATTTAATATTTGTCGTAGGAAGTTTGATTTTATTGAACTTGAGAAGATTACAAATACTGTTATTCAATATCCGGATTTTAAATCAAAACCATGGCTTTATGAGATAGAAGTCAATTATCTCTTCATTAACATATTTAAGAAGAGAAATTATATAGACGGAAAAGAAAAAATTATTAATTTGTTGAATGACATGGAAGCAAAGTATTCAAACAGTTATTATGCATTATTCCTATATACTTTATTAACGGTATGTTACGAATTTATAGATGATTTAACGAGTGCCAAAGAGACATTACAGATTGCAGAAAGAATTATTGATAACAAAGAGAATATTGATAAGTTTAATATTTTAATTATAGCAGTAAAAGTGTGCTCAATTTCAACATCCTATCATTCTGGTGAATATGAATTAGTAATACAAAAAGGAAATGAATTTCTGCTATATTTATATTCTTTAAGTGTTTATTTGTACATATATTATGCGTATTTTTATCTATCTTTTGCCTATTACAACCTTGGAAAATATGAGGAAGCAAGTGAATATTTTAAAAAAGGATTTAATAGTCTAATGGTGGAAGATAAACAAACGGATGTAAATATACTATATGAGATAGAAGAATTTAAGATGTTATTATATCGTAGTAATCTAAAGCAATATAGTATTGATGAATTTTTAAAAAGATATAAGTTAATTTAG
- a CDS encoding ABC transporter permease subunit: MKVKKVTSSLYFIQRISSLIGVILLFIPAINPSRISGLIGKNLSIFTSGFFYSRLTQNFGRAFSKGWVGTMTTQVLFLSSMIVCIGFIICAAGACLSPGCLKMKKQGNILSVIGTVLALIGAYGIRWSQIDIKGTSNPDKVQPMESNALLIFIVLTLLILLTSLFLLILLPKPDKNEKYEMETKYKLFLLIMPFLILCFVFSYLPLFGWRYAFFDYKAGDSLSLDNFVGFKWFTYLFQNKSTRGDIVRVLRNTLAMSGLGLATSWCAMAFAIFLCEIKSLRLRRFIQTITTIPNFISWVLVFAVAFSIFSTDGFLSSILIKYGVIDNGVNYLMSNNHMWLKMLAWGMWKGLGWSAIIYIAAISGIDQQLFEAATVDGAGRFQRMWHITVPSLLPTFLVLLVMAIAGILSNGMDQYLVFQNAYNTDTVTVLDLYVYKLGINNGKIPLATVVGMAKSIVSIILLFGANKVSKIIRGNSII, translated from the coding sequence ATGAAGGTAAAAAAAGTTACAAGTAGTCTTTATTTTATTCAGCGGATCAGTAGTCTCATAGGTGTGATTCTTCTATTCATTCCTGCAATTAATCCTTCACGGATTAGTGGATTAATTGGTAAAAATTTATCTATTTTCACCAGTGGATTTTTTTACTCTCGATTAACCCAGAATTTTGGGAGAGCGTTTAGTAAGGGCTGGGTTGGGACAATGACTACCCAAGTTTTATTTCTTTCTAGCATGATAGTCTGCATTGGATTTATTATTTGTGCAGCAGGTGCTTGCTTATCACCGGGATGTCTTAAGATGAAAAAGCAAGGTAATATACTAAGCGTTATTGGTACAGTACTTGCTTTAATAGGAGCTTATGGAATTCGGTGGTCACAGATTGATATCAAAGGTACCTCCAATCCAGATAAGGTTCAGCCGATGGAAAGCAATGCCCTTCTAATTTTTATTGTACTTACATTACTTATTTTATTAACATCACTCTTCTTATTAATTTTATTACCAAAACCAGATAAGAATGAAAAATACGAAATGGAAACCAAATACAAGTTATTCCTATTAATAATGCCGTTTCTTATTCTTTGCTTTGTATTTTCATATTTACCGTTGTTTGGATGGCGCTATGCTTTCTTTGATTACAAAGCAGGTGATTCCTTATCTTTGGATAATTTCGTTGGATTTAAGTGGTTTACATATTTATTTCAAAATAAATCAACCAGAGGAGATATTGTAAGGGTTCTAAGAAACACTCTGGCTATGAGCGGTTTAGGGCTAGCAACCAGCTGGTGCGCTATGGCATTTGCTATATTTTTATGTGAGATTAAGAGTCTTCGTTTACGAAGATTTATTCAAACCATTACAACCATTCCTAATTTTATTAGCTGGGTATTAGTATTTGCGGTTGCCTTTTCTATCTTTTCTACAGATGGTTTTTTAAGTTCTATCTTAATTAAGTATGGTGTTATAGATAATGGTGTGAACTACTTAATGAGTAATAATCATATGTGGTTAAAGATGCTAGCATGGGGAATGTGGAAGGGACTTGGATGGAGTGCGATTATATATATTGCTGCGATTTCAGGAATTGATCAGCAACTTTTTGAGGCAGCTACGGTAGATGGAGCCGGAAGGTTTCAAAGGATGTGGCATATTACGGTTCCTTCCTTGCTACCAACATTCTTAGTACTACTTGTTATGGCGATTGCAGGTATATTAAGTAATGGTATGGACCAATATTTAGTATTTCAGAATGCCTACAATACTGACACTGTTACAGTTCTTGATTTATATGTGTATAAATTAGGTATTAACAATGGTAAGATTCCTCTTGCTACTGTAGTTGGTATGGCAAAATCCATTGTTAGTATTATCTTGTTATTTGGCGCTAATAAAGTCTCAAAAATAATTCGTGGCAACAGTATAATATAA
- a CDS encoding HAD family hydrolase: MVKAIFFDLFFTLIVPNYLEENNEYDVLKLSKEEWESYAENDVLYQERALGIVNDEVSIVKKILELMSYEATEEQITEIINRRNDRMKRALDTVDEEIIDTLRSLKSMEIKICLISNADCMDCKFWNQSPLSKFFDYAVFSCNVGMLKPESGIYNYALNRIGVKPEDSLFVGDGGSEELFGAKRVGMKTVFTEYLDKKEDKKGKELMLEADYYIDKFSDLLKII, from the coding sequence ATGGTGAAAGCAATATTCTTTGACTTGTTTTTTACACTAATTGTACCAAATTACCTAGAAGAAAATAACGAATATGATGTTCTTAAGCTTAGTAAAGAAGAATGGGAAAGTTATGCAGAAAATGATGTACTCTATCAAGAACGAGCGTTAGGCATTGTAAACGACGAAGTTAGTATAGTGAAAAAAATCTTAGAACTTATGTCTTATGAAGCGACAGAGGAGCAGATCACTGAGATAATAAATCGGCGAAACGATAGAATGAAAAGAGCTTTAGATACTGTGGATGAAGAAATAATTGATACCTTAAGGTCTTTAAAATCGATGGAGATTAAGATATGCCTAATCAGTAATGCAGATTGTATGGATTGTAAGTTTTGGAATCAATCCCCGTTATCAAAGTTTTTCGATTATGCTGTATTTTCTTGCAACGTTGGTATGTTAAAGCCAGAGAGTGGAATTTATAATTATGCGCTTAATCGTATCGGAGTTAAACCTGAGGATAGTTTATTTGTTGGGGATGGAGGATCAGAGGAACTATTCGGGGCAAAACGAGTTGGTATGAAAACTGTATTCACTGAATATTTAGATAAAAAAGAAGATAAAAAAGGAAAAGAATTAATGTTAGAAGCGGATTATTACATAGATAAATTTAGTGATTTATTAAAGATAATTTGA
- a CDS encoding carbohydrate ABC transporter permease produces MARRTKQEKIEMKLEMEYEKKHKKRFKMTVKDLIFEIINHSFFLIFTFACIFPFYYIFINTVSDNDLVRKGAVNFIPQGFHIKNYLALANVNDLITSLTVTLSRTIIGTILMVVASGFVGYLVTKNEMWGRKIWYRFIVVTMYFNAGLIPWYINMSMLGLTDNFLAYIIPGIVAPYNIILVKTYIESIPAELEESAQIDGASYMTVFRKIIWPLSKPILATIAIFGAVGNWNSFMDSLILMPNAPQLHTLQHKLYSYLNAATNLKGVMSSGGGSVSGSALNNILNAKTIKYTISMVTIIPILLVYPFMQRYFEKGIMLGAVKG; encoded by the coding sequence ATGGCACGACGAACAAAGCAAGAAAAGATAGAAATGAAATTAGAGATGGAATATGAAAAGAAACATAAAAAGAGATTCAAGATGACTGTAAAAGATTTGATTTTTGAAATTATCAATCATAGTTTCTTTCTTATATTTACCTTTGCATGTATTTTCCCTTTTTACTACATCTTTATTAATACAGTCAGCGATAATGATTTAGTTCGTAAAGGTGCGGTTAACTTCATACCGCAAGGATTTCATATAAAAAACTATCTGGCATTAGCGAATGTGAATGATTTAATTACTTCATTAACAGTAACCTTATCAAGAACCATAATTGGTACAATATTAATGGTTGTCGCATCTGGATTTGTTGGTTATTTGGTAACAAAAAATGAAATGTGGGGAAGAAAGATTTGGTATCGTTTTATTGTTGTTACAATGTATTTTAATGCAGGTTTGATTCCATGGTATATCAATATGTCGATGCTAGGTTTAACAGATAACTTCTTAGCTTATATAATTCCGGGGATTGTAGCGCCTTATAATATTATCTTGGTTAAGACGTACATAGAATCGATACCAGCAGAACTTGAGGAAAGTGCCCAGATAGATGGCGCAAGTTATATGACGGTATTTCGCAAGATTATATGGCCTCTAAGTAAACCTATACTAGCAACAATAGCCATCTTTGGAGCTGTTGGTAACTGGAACTCATTTATGGATTCTCTGATCTTAATGCCAAATGCACCACAGCTTCATACCTTACAGCATAAACTATACTCCTACTTAAATGCAGCTACAAACCTTAAAGGTGTTATGAGTTCCGGCGGGGGTTCAGTTTCAGGTTCTGCTTTAAATAATATACTGAATGCTAAAACAATCAAATATACCATTTCTATGGTTACAATTATACCAATTCTATTGGTCTATCCTTTTATGCAACGTTACTTTGAAAAAGGCATTATGCTAGGTGCTGTAAAAGGATAA
- a CDS encoding ATP-dependent DNA helicase has protein sequence MCARRKEPFDYKNKQEFQVNLVEWIGDVLYDLLPEHGYEIRDEQIFTAFKIADAVCNKKVHLAEAGLGTGKTFAYLLSAIPYARFTGKPVVIACATTALQEQLAGSEGDIRTLSRLLGLEIDARMAKDPHQYICDVRVDENMEEFGAMSSEINEWLSNTKLGERSEIPYISDHEWKKIKWVEYMACDICSSRGFCKLVKAREQYRLTKDLLIVDHETFFHDLWTREERLANGLLPILPDYSAVIFDEGHKVLLPASMQAGQQINKDEIDTMISDLEEIQGARASLASIITTLENATNSFFTQLQQSVIVEESTERVSIQRSDALLKAATTFRKTLDHLLLEMQIEQELYTDSLSSNQIQAYEGQIERAIWALDKFCRNQGSNIVSWVEQKDGSFWVVPRRIGDMLNKHLFQKKIPVVFTSATLSNKGDFDYFIRTLGLEEPSKSTIGSPFDLENQVVVYLPKTTNKIKHLVSLLNENGGRALVLTNSLHETKKIRRKLQGYHFPFEMIWEDTGERGYLVREFREEETSVLIGSNFWEGIDVPGEALNLLIIWELPLNVRDPLIEIQRKEAREQGLDPLVIVDYPEMVLKLKQGCGRLIRTEEDNGAIVILDPVIGTPWESYVMGALPSGARIEKQ, from the coding sequence ATGTGTGCAAGAAGAAAAGAACCCTTTGATTATAAGAATAAACAAGAATTTCAAGTGAATTTAGTTGAGTGGATTGGTGATGTGTTGTATGACCTTCTGCCTGAACATGGTTATGAGATTCGAGATGAGCAAATATTTACAGCTTTTAAAATTGCAGATGCCGTTTGCAATAAAAAAGTTCATTTAGCGGAGGCAGGGCTTGGAACAGGGAAAACATTTGCCTATTTGCTATCAGCAATTCCTTATGCTCGTTTTACTGGAAAACCCGTAGTGATTGCGTGTGCTACAACAGCACTTCAGGAGCAGCTTGCAGGCTCAGAAGGAGATATTAGAACGCTATCGAGACTACTTGGATTAGAAATCGATGCCCGGATGGCCAAAGATCCACATCAGTACATCTGTGATGTTCGAGTGGATGAAAATATGGAAGAATTCGGGGCGATGTCTAGTGAAATCAATGAGTGGTTGAGCAATACAAAGCTAGGTGAACGTTCGGAGATACCATACATCTCAGATCATGAGTGGAAGAAGATAAAATGGGTAGAATATATGGCTTGCGATATATGTTCTAGTCGAGGTTTTTGTAAACTTGTGAAAGCAAGAGAACAGTATAGACTTACAAAAGATTTGCTTATTGTGGATCATGAAACATTCTTTCATGATTTATGGACACGAGAGGAGCGATTAGCCAATGGGTTGTTGCCCATTCTTCCAGACTATTCCGCGGTCATTTTCGATGAGGGGCATAAAGTCCTTCTTCCTGCATCCATGCAAGCAGGACAACAGATTAATAAGGATGAAATTGATACTATGATTTCTGATCTTGAAGAGATACAGGGAGCTAGAGCTTCGCTAGCTTCAATAATTACTACGCTAGAAAATGCCACAAATTCATTTTTTACGCAGCTACAGCAGTCTGTAATAGTAGAAGAAAGCACAGAAAGGGTATCAATTCAAAGGAGTGACGCCTTACTAAAGGCTGCAACTACCTTTCGTAAGACCTTAGACCATCTTCTTCTAGAGATGCAAATAGAACAAGAACTATATACTGATTCATTATCATCGAATCAAATACAGGCATACGAGGGGCAGATAGAAAGAGCAATATGGGCACTAGACAAATTCTGTAGAAATCAGGGGAGTAATATAGTTTCTTGGGTAGAACAAAAGGATGGTAGCTTTTGGGTTGTTCCACGAAGGATTGGTGATATGTTAAATAAACATTTATTCCAGAAAAAAATACCAGTAGTCTTTACCTCCGCGACCTTAAGTAATAAAGGTGATTTTGATTATTTTATAAGAACACTCGGGTTAGAAGAGCCATCCAAATCCACGATTGGAAGTCCTTTTGATCTGGAAAATCAAGTCGTTGTCTACTTACCAAAGACAACGAATAAAATTAAGCACTTAGTATCTTTATTAAATGAGAACGGTGGACGAGCGCTTGTGCTTACCAATTCCTTGCATGAAACAAAAAAAATCAGAAGGAAATTACAAGGGTATCACTTCCCATTTGAAATGATATGGGAAGATACAGGGGAGCGTGGATATCTTGTCCGAGAATTTAGAGAGGAAGAAACCTCAGTTTTAATCGGGTCTAATTTTTGGGAAGGAATCGATGTACCAGGTGAGGCATTGAATTTGCTAATCATCTGGGAACTACCTTTAAATGTTCGGGATCCTCTCATTGAAATACAACGTAAGGAAGCAAGAGAACAGGGCTTAGATCCCCTTGTTATAGTTGATTATCCTGAAATGGTTCTAAAATTAAAACAAGGCTGTGGTAGATTAATTAGAACAGAGGAGGATAATGGAGCAATCGTTATCCTAGATCCTGTGATAGGAACTCCTTGGGAAAGCTACGTGATGGGAGCGCTGCCTTCGGGTGCAAGAATAGAGAAACAGTGA
- a CDS encoding YesL family protein, producing the protein MQLFQVDSPLYKFLQRLLDVLILNFWLIVCSIPIITAGASITAAYSVALKMAKEEEGYITKSFFQAFKENWKQGTVLWLITMVCSYIIYLDFEVYFSYEDGPVLLLITGILASIALFCSVIYAYPQAARYENTIKQYIKNSRQITIRFIGKTLLLIVIVTIELLLAIFNSVTIFFAILIGPAIIIYTISGICVKIFEEIESNE; encoded by the coding sequence ATGCAATTATTTCAAGTTGACAGTCCATTGTATAAATTCTTACAGCGCTTATTAGATGTGTTAATCTTAAATTTCTGGCTGATTGTTTGCAGTATTCCGATTATAACAGCAGGTGCATCTATTACAGCAGCCTACAGTGTTGCATTAAAGATGGCAAAAGAGGAAGAAGGGTATATTACAAAATCATTCTTTCAGGCATTCAAAGAAAATTGGAAGCAAGGAACTGTTCTATGGCTTATTACTATGGTTTGTAGTTATATCATATATCTTGATTTTGAAGTGTATTTCTCATATGAAGATGGGCCAGTATTACTTTTAATAACTGGAATTTTAGCTAGTATTGCATTGTTTTGTTCTGTAATTTATGCGTATCCACAAGCAGCACGGTATGAGAATACGATTAAGCAATATATTAAGAATTCGAGGCAAATTACAATCCGTTTTATCGGAAAAACATTACTGTTAATAGTCATAGTTACGATTGAACTATTACTAGCTATCTTTAACTCGGTTACTATATTTTTTGCTATTTTAATTGGCCCGGCTATTATTATTTATACGATTAGTGGAATTTGTGTTAAAATATTTGAGGAAATTGAATCAAATGAATAA
- a CDS encoding AraC family transcriptional regulator, translated as MSSISNSVYKYLGNTEKDGIIACGYITNPSNITQIEVKNPYYSCFIVLKGKGEYSDEFGRKYKLSPGKLVQRLPGIRHSIVINTNIQWKEYFISFGSSTYYALLSMGLLDPNFPVLDCVISEDTQNEFDELLSLLKHAENHMLFSISQQMQNCILNLLSNTQITTRQKRIISKAKDLLSSNLNVNYSEHDIADILGLGCENFRKTFKKDVGISPMVYRNQQRMYAAKTMLLSELTIAEIGERLGYTDAFTFSKQFKKHCGISPSVFKKENIKQVF; from the coding sequence ATGTCTAGTATTAGTAACAGTGTTTACAAATACTTAGGTAATACTGAAAAAGATGGAATCATCGCTTGTGGTTACATAACTAATCCATCAAACATTACGCAGATTGAGGTAAAAAACCCTTACTACAGTTGCTTTATTGTGTTAAAAGGAAAAGGGGAATATAGTGATGAGTTTGGTCGGAAATACAAATTATCACCTGGAAAATTAGTTCAACGTTTACCAGGAATCAGGCATAGTATTGTGATAAATACTAATATTCAATGGAAGGAATACTTTATTAGTTTTGGTTCAAGTACCTACTATGCTTTATTATCTATGGGGCTGTTAGATCCGAATTTTCCAGTACTGGATTGTGTTATTTCAGAAGACACGCAAAATGAATTTGACGAATTGCTATCACTTTTAAAACATGCTGAGAATCATATGCTATTTTCTATCTCCCAACAAATGCAAAATTGTATACTGAATCTTCTTTCAAATACTCAAATTACAACCAGGCAAAAAAGAATAATTTCAAAAGCTAAAGATTTATTAAGTAGTAATTTAAACGTAAATTATTCAGAACATGACATAGCCGATATCCTAGGTCTTGGCTGCGAAAATTTTCGTAAAACTTTTAAGAAAGATGTCGGAATTTCTCCTATGGTTTATCGTAATCAGCAACGAATGTATGCTGCAAAAACGATGTTACTTAGTGAGCTTACAATTGCAGAAATTGGAGAGCGTCTTGGTTATACCGATGCATTTACCTTCTCCAAACAATTTAAAAAACACTGCGGAATATCTCCTAGTGTTTTTAAAAAGGAGAATATTAAGCAAGTATTTTAA
- a CDS encoding ferredoxin, which yields MKAYVNEDCIGCGLCANSCPSVFQMTEEGLAKAIDEDVSKDLEADVLDAVDNCPVGAIKTN from the coding sequence ATGAAAGCTTATGTTAATGAAGATTGTATCGGATGTGGTCTTTGTGCAAATAGTTGCCCTAGTGTGTTTCAAATGACTGAGGAAGGGCTTGCTAAGGCGATAGATGAGGATGTATCAAAAGATCTAGAAGCTGATGTATTAGATGCTGTTGATAATTGTCCAGTTGGAGCAATCAAAACAAATTAA
- a CDS encoding type 2 periplasmic-binding domain-containing protein, whose product MKLRKILALALASTMAFSLIGCGSKTTSNPSVTDTPTATQAPKSTDAPEATATPTPELTEAADLSDIIPKDTLTLNVYSQLANYEGIQIGWFADVILEKFNVKLNIINEGDGVFPTRMESGDLGDLVVFGNDGDQYKQAVDKGMLFDWEDEDLVKNYGPSIYKNMSAALEKNKKVSGGNTYGFGYNVALSGGNFGDFDYHPDLRWDLYQQIGSPAINTLEDYVDVLKKMKEVCPTSDSGKETYGASLFKDWDGNMAMFVKATATNFFGVDEFHFGFYNADDGSFQDCLADNGYYLRCLKFYNTLFQNGLLDPDSMTQGYSGCMEDYQDGGAFFCIFGWMAAPQFNTDEHIAEGKKMLPVAAKDQDTLVYGLNTNGGNRIWSIGANTKYPELCMAILNWLCTPEGFITSEYGPKDICWEYLPDGSVDLTEFGLQCRINQKTTMPAPYTGYWEDGCQQINNLTWDRNTEILGGVNGQTYNYLYWPRYLNLPVSDVDQSWRDATKSDSIREYLSKFNYSVAKAHTYSDSVRSDELDTIWNQVKECIKNGSWKAIYAKTDAEFDEIVNQMKTEAYNYGFQQCADWSANEATLRHAAENK is encoded by the coding sequence ATGAAACTGAGGAAGATTTTAGCGTTAGCACTTGCGTCTACCATGGCATTTTCTTTAATTGGTTGTGGATCAAAAACGACGTCAAATCCAAGTGTTACAGACACTCCAACAGCAACACAAGCACCAAAGAGTACGGACGCTCCAGAAGCAACCGCTACACCAACACCTGAATTGACAGAGGCAGCTGATCTGTCAGATATTATACCAAAAGATACACTCACATTAAATGTATATTCACAGCTTGCAAATTATGAGGGAATCCAAATTGGATGGTTTGCAGATGTAATTCTTGAAAAATTTAATGTAAAATTAAACATTATTAACGAAGGTGACGGTGTATTTCCAACCCGTATGGAATCCGGAGATTTGGGAGATCTTGTTGTATTTGGTAATGATGGAGATCAATACAAACAGGCAGTAGATAAGGGAATGCTTTTTGATTGGGAAGACGAAGATCTTGTGAAAAACTATGGGCCATCCATTTATAAGAATATGAGTGCTGCGTTAGAAAAAAACAAGAAAGTCTCAGGCGGAAATACATATGGTTTTGGATATAATGTAGCATTAAGTGGTGGAAACTTTGGTGACTTCGATTACCATCCTGACCTACGCTGGGATTTATATCAACAGATTGGTAGCCCTGCAATTAATACATTAGAGGATTATGTTGATGTATTAAAGAAAATGAAAGAAGTATGCCCTACTTCAGATTCTGGTAAAGAAACCTATGGCGCATCCTTATTTAAAGATTGGGATGGCAATATGGCTATGTTCGTAAAGGCAACAGCAACAAACTTCTTTGGTGTTGATGAATTCCATTTCGGATTTTATAATGCAGATGATGGATCATTCCAAGATTGTTTAGCTGACAATGGTTATTATTTAAGATGCTTAAAGTTCTATAATACTTTATTCCAAAATGGTTTACTTGATCCAGACTCCATGACTCAAGGGTATTCAGGATGTATGGAAGATTATCAAGACGGTGGCGCTTTCTTCTGTATCTTTGGTTGGATGGCAGCTCCTCAATTTAACACGGATGAACACATCGCAGAAGGAAAGAAGATGCTTCCTGTAGCAGCAAAAGATCAGGACACCTTAGTTTATGGTCTTAATACCAATGGTGGTAATCGTATCTGGTCAATTGGTGCTAACACAAAATATCCAGAGCTTTGTATGGCGATTCTTAACTGGTTATGTACTCCAGAAGGTTTTATAACCTCTGAATATGGTCCAAAAGATATTTGTTGGGAGTACTTACCAGATGGTTCTGTTGATTTAACCGAGTTTGGTTTACAGTGCAGAATTAATCAAAAAACGACTATGCCTGCTCCATATACTGGATACTGGGAAGATGGATGTCAACAAATCAATAATTTAACTTGGGATAGGAACACAGAAATCCTAGGTGGTGTAAATGGTCAGACATATAATTATTTATATTGGCCACGTTACTTAAATCTTCCTGTTTCTGATGTTGATCAGAGTTGGAGAGATGCTACCAAGTCCGATAGTATTAGAGAGTATTTATCTAAATTTAACTATTCCGTAGCAAAGGCGCATACATATTCTGATAGTGTAAGAAGCGATGAACTTGATACTATATGGAATCAGGTAAAAGAATGTATTAAGAATGGTTCTTGGAAAGCTATCTATGCAAAGACAGATGCTGAATTTGATGAGATCGTTAATCAGATGAAAACAGAAGCTTACAATTATGGTTTCCAACAGTGTGCAGATTGGAGTGCGAATGAAGCTACTCTTCGTCATGCTGCAGAAAATAAATAA
- a CDS encoding DUF503 domain-containing protein gives MFIGTVKITLYASWVHSLKEKRMIVKSLCAKVRNKFNVSVVEIEEQDIHQTIVIAVACVTGAASLADSVIENVIQFVEDNTEAEITNIEKELR, from the coding sequence ATGTTTATAGGAACTGTAAAAATAACATTGTATGCGTCTTGGGTACATTCCTTAAAGGAAAAACGAATGATTGTAAAGAGTTTATGTGCGAAGGTAAGAAACAAATTTAATGTTTCAGTTGTTGAGATTGAGGAACAAGACATTCATCAAACGATTGTAATTGCAGTAGCCTGCGTTACTGGAGCTGCATCCTTAGCAGATAGTGTGATTGAGAATGTAATCCAATTTGTTGAAGATAATACGGAGGCTGAGATTACAAATATAGAAAAAGAACTAAGATAG
- a CDS encoding cupin domain-containing protein has protein sequence MSVYIKNLPHEEICKLTDEVSIQPGQIVSKTLAQNSAISITLFGFDKDEEISTHDSSGDAMVTVLEGVGQFTVDGTIYILNTGESLIMPAKKPHAVYAKEAFKMLLNVVFPN, from the coding sequence ATGAGTGTTTATATTAAGAATTTACCACACGAAGAAATATGTAAACTTACTGATGAGGTATCGATCCAACCAGGCCAGATAGTGAGTAAGACTCTTGCTCAAAATTCTGCTATTAGCATTACCTTATTTGGATTTGACAAAGACGAAGAAATCAGTACACATGATTCTAGTGGTGATGCAATGGTAACTGTCCTTGAAGGTGTTGGTCAGTTTACTGTTGATGGTACTATATATATTTTAAATACTGGTGAGAGTCTTATCATGCCAGCCAAAAAGCCACACGCTGTCTATGCGAAAGAAGCTTTTAAAATGCTTTTAAATGTTGTTTTCCCTAATTAG